The segment GATTATCCAGGCAAGCCAGGGGGCAATCAAGTATGCCGGTTTGGAATATATCGTTGGTCTGGTTCGGGTGGCTGCGGCAGGCTCTAAAGTGCCCATTGCCCTGCACATAGACCATGGTACAAGTTTTGAACAGGTGATGCGCTGCATTCGTGAAGGATTTACATCAGTAATGATAGATGGTTCTAAGCTGCCATTAGAGGAAAACATTGCTCTGACCAATAGGGTTTTGGATGTTGCCAGGGCAGTAGGCGTCTCTGTAGAAGCTGAATTGGGTAAAATAGGCGGCACTGAAGACGATGTTTCAGTCAGTGAGCGGGAAGCATCCCTCACCGACCCTGAAGAAGCAAAGATATTTGTGGAGAAAACCGGTGTGGATGCATTAGCGATAGCCATTGGCACTGCTCATGGGCAGTATAAAGGTGAGCCGAAATTAGATTTTGACCGGTTAGAGAAGGTTCGTCAACTGGTGGATGTGCCTATTGTCCTACATGGTTCTTCCGGGGTACCCAGCGAAGCAATCGCCAAGGCCATTAAGATTGGGGTAAGCAAGGTTAACATCGACACTAACCTGCGGGAGGCATTTGTCAATCGTACTCGGGAGGTACTTGCGGCAAATCCCAATGAGATAGACCCGCGCAAAATACTGGGCCCGGCCCGTGAAGCTATGAAAGAGGTCATTAAAGAGAAAATTCGTTTATTCGGCAGTAGTCAGAAGGCCTAAGCAGCATAATCAACCAAGAATAGAACTGAGCAGACCCACGTTTGCTCAGTTTTATTATGTTTTTGAGAGTGAAATATGGATAAATATGGTTTTCCTAATAGCCTGATATCGTATATATAGTGCTTTCATGGCCAGATAAGCCTTAGGTGGGAGCATTTAAGAACATTCCCTGGGGGTTATTACATAATTGGCAGGTATTTGGGAACTATTATTGCTAGCGAGTGGGAGAGACGCTCAATAATTGCTCAGCTTGTCTGTGAAGGTTTGACCAAACCTGACATATGCCATAAACTGGTACAGTGTGCTAAGTTGCCGGATATTAGTGCCGGAAGGAGAGAAGGTATGGAAGAAGCTAAAATTGTGATAAAAGACCTTATTAAAGTATTTGGTAATAACCCTCAAAAGGCTATCAAGTTAATTAATGAGGGTATGAGTAAAGAAGATATTCTTGCAAAGACGGGGCAGGCCGTGGGTGTGAGAGGTGTCTCATTTGAAGTGAATCAGGGAGAGACATTTGTAGTGATGGGACTTTCCGGAAGCGGTAAATCAACTCTTATTCGCTGTTTGAACCGTTTAATTGAACCTACCAAAGGCCAGGTGCTTATTGACGGCGAGGATATTACTTCTATGGATGAAGGTCAGCTGCGGGACGTGCGCCGTAAAAAATTGGGCATGGTATTCCAACGGTTTGCCTTATTTCCTCACCGAACAGTATTGGAAAATACTGCATATGGTTTGGAAATCCAAGGAACTGACGCGGGGGAATGCGAGGAGCGGGCTATGGCAGCGTTAGAGCTGGTAGGCCTAAAGGGTTGGGAAAGCAATAAACCTGATCAGCTCAGTGGTGGCATGCAGCAGCGGGTTGGCTTGGCCCGGGCGTTGGCTATTGATCCGGACATACTTCTAATGGATGAAGCTTTTAGCGCGTTAGACCCGTTAATCAGAGCGGAAATGCAGGATGAATTACTAGACCTGCAGGAAAAAATGAGTAAAACAATTGTCTTCATTACCCACGACCTGGATGAGGCATTAAAGATTGGTGACCGAATCGCTTTAATGAAAGATGGCGTGGTGGTTCAAATAGGCACCCCGGAAGAGATTCTTACCGAACCCGCTAACGACTATGTGGCCAGGTTTGTGGAAGATGTGAATATGTCAAAGGTGCTTACTGCCGAAGGCGTTATGCTTTCACCAAAAGCAACCGCCAAGGAAAAGGATGGGCCCAGGGTAGCACTTCGCTTAATGAAAGAGCACAGCATCTCCAGTATCTTTGTGGTGGGTAAGGAGAGAGTGCTTAAAGGGGTAGTGACGGCCGAGGATGCAGTTAAGTCTGTGGAACAGAATAAAAATAGTTTAAATGATATTATTAGGACAGATTTTCCTAAGGTATCTCCAGATACCGTACTAACCGAGTTATTCCCAATCCTGGCTAATTCGTCGGTACCGGCAGCGGTGGTAGACGAGAAAGGCAAACTGAAGGGGGTTATTATTCGGGGAGCCCTCCTAGCGGGGTTGGTAGGGAAGGGGGGAACAGTAGATGATTCCTAAGTTGCCTCTGGGCCCGTGGCTGGAGTTTATTATCAACTTTTTAGATGATAACTTTAGCTTTATCACCAAGGCAGCATCCAATGTTGTTGAGGCAGGGATATTTAAATTTCAGGATTTTATGATGCTTATTCCTTATTGGCTAGTAATCGCTCTTGTGGTTGTTGTCGCCTGGCGTGTTGCCGGCAGGGGAGTGGCGATATTTGCAATTTTTGGGTTAGCATTAATTGTGAACCTGCAGATGTGGCCGGAAACTATTGAGACTTTAGCCATGGTGCTTTTCGCCACCCTTATTTCCATGCTCATTGGACTGCCGCTGGGCATTTGGTCCTCGCGTAATGAAGTGGTTAATCGCGTGGTGTCACCAGTACTGGACTTTATGCAAACCATGCCGGCGTTTGTCTATCTAATTCCGGTAATACCTTTCTTTGGTTTAGGTAATGTGCCTGCGGTGATGGCGACAGTAATTTTTGCCATGCCGCCGGTTATTCGTCTTACCAATCTCGGTATCCGGCAGGTGCCGGCCGAATTGATTGAAGCATCCGAGTCCTTTGGCTCTACCCCAAGTCAAAAGCTTTATAAAGTGCAGCTGCCTTTGGCACTGCCTACGATTATGGCAGGAGTCAATCAGACCATTATGTTATCCCTGTCCATGGTGGTTATTGCAGCGATGATTGGGGCCCGTGGTTTAGGCGGTATTATTTGGTCGGCCATTCAGCGCTTGGAGACCGGCAGCGGTTTCGAAAGCGGTATTGGTGTGGTAATTGTTGCTATTATTTTGGACCGTGTTACCCAAAAGGTAAGCGGTAAGAAAACAAGGGAGGAATGATAGGTTAATGAGTAAAAATGTTCTTAAACTAATTGTATTGCTGATCGTATCAATTATGATGGTTACTGCAGTGGGCTGTACTCAAACAGCTCCCGAGGGTGATCAGAAACAGGGGGACCAGGCGGACAAGGGCGGTAATAAGAATCAGGTCGTAGGTAAAATCATCGGTATTGACCCCGGTGCCGGCATCATGTCCACCACTGAGACGGCACTTGAAGAATACGACTTAAACTATGACATAGTTGCAGGCAGTGGTGCTACTATGACTGCTGCATTGGGAGATGCTATCGAAAGTGAGAAGTGGATTGTAGTTACCGGTTGGGCACCGCATTGGAAATTTAATAAGTGGGACCTTAAATTCTTAGATGACCCTAAAGGGATCTACGGCGAAACCGAGCAGGTAAATACTATTGCTCGTAAAGGTTTCAAAGAAGATATGCCCGAAGCATATGCGTTTATGGACGCCTTCCACTGGGATCCAGCTGATATACAGCAGGTGATGTTGATGAACGCCGAGAAAGGAACTACTCCAGCTGGAAACGCCAAAAAATGGGTTGAAGATAACATGGACCGTGTCCAGGAATGGATTCCGGAAGGTTTTGAGATGGGTTCCGGCCAAGGCACAGTTAAATTGGGTTATGTAGAATGGGCCGGCGAAATTGCCAGCACCAACGTAGTCAGTGAAGTATTAAAGAAAATGGGCTATGAAACAGACCTTCTTCCTCTTGGTGCTGCTGCTATGTGGCAGGGGGTTGCTGAAGGCGAATTTGATGTCATGACTTCCGCATGGCTGCCTACTACTCATAAAGCCTACTATGACAAGCGAGAAGCAGATATCGATGATTTGGGTGAAAACATGAAAGGTACCCGTATCGGTCTTGTTGTACCTAAATATGTGACTATCGATTCCATCGAGGAACTGAACGAGAATACAGAGAAGTTCCAGAAACCTTAAAACAAGGATAACTAAAAAGTATAGCGGCAGTGGTGATAGACACCACTGCCGTTTTCAACTCTAGGTCCGGCGCCACCTCCTTTTGGCAATAATAGCAGGATTTAATGAATTTGGCACGAATTAGGAATAATAATTGCGTCTCTGTAAAAATCAAATGTTTACACAGGAGGGCAAAAGATGCGTATTTTTATTGACAGTGCTAATGTACAGCATATCCGGGAAATTAGTGCCACGGGAATAGTCAGTGGTGTCACCACCAACCCGTCACTAATTGCTAAAGAGGGTCGTAATTTCCGGCAGGTGGTTCAGGAGATTACGGAAATAGTTGATGGGCCTATCAGTGCCGAGGTAATTAGTCTAGATGCGGCAGGTATGATTTCCGAAGCAGAGGAACTGGCCAAGATCCATCCCAATGTAGTGATTAAAATACCCATGACCCAGGAAGGTTTAGCAGCAGTCTACCGCCTTAATGACAAGGGGATTAGGACCAATGTGACGCTGGTTTTTTCTACCAACCAAGCCCTGCTTGCTGCTCGCGCGGGAGCTGCATATGTCAGCCCGTTTGTTGGCCGGCTTGATGATATTGGGCATGATGGGACGGCAATTATTGGTGAGATTGCCGCAGTATTTGATATCCACGCCTTGGAAACAGAGATAATAGCTGCGAGTATTCGCCATCCGCTCCATGTTACCCAGGCCGCATTGGCTGGAGCCCACATTGCTACCATACCGTATAAGGTAATTCAGCAAATGACCAAACACCCGCTCACAGATGCGGGTATAGAACGATTTCTTGCAGACTGGGAAACCGTCAAAAACAAATAACTTGACAAAATGGTGCCAGGCACCATTTTGTCAAGTTATTTAAAAAAAGGGAGAGATATCATGGAAAGAGAATTAGCACTTGAGTTTGCCCGAGTGACCGAATTGGCAGCACTTGCTGCCGGACGGTGGATGGGCAGAGGAGACAAAGAAGCAGCGGATGATGCGGCGGTTCGCGCCATGCGAGCGGTTTTCGATACTGTCAGCATCGATGGGACCATAGTAATCGGCGAAGGGGAAATGGATGAGGCCCCAATGCTTTACATTGGCGAAAAAGTTGGACAGGGTACGGCGCCCCAGGTGGATGTGGCGGTTGACCCGTTGGAAGGAACTAATATTGTCGCAAAAGGTCTTACTGGCGCAATCGCGGTATTGGCTGTGGCGCCTAAGGGCAATTTACTGCACGCGCCTGATATGTATATGGATAAAATAGCTGTTGGCCCACGGGCTAAAGGAACCATTAATCTGGATGCACCGGTGGAAGAAAACCTAAAGGCTGTAGCTAATGCTTTGGGCAAAGAAGTAGGCGACCTAACTGTGGTAATCTTGGACCGTTCTCGTCATAGTAAAATTATCGAAGCGTGCCGCAAGGCCGGAGCGCGTATCAGGTTGATTACAGACGGTGATGTATCCCCGGCTGTGGCTACTGCCTTTCCGGAATCCGGCGTAGATATCATGATGGGCATTGGCGGTGCTCCCGAAGGAGTGCTGGCGGCTGCCGCGCTGCGTTGTCTCGGGGGAGAAATGCAGGGGCGTTTGGTCCCAATGGAAGCTGGAGAAAAGGAACGGGCAGAAGAGATGGGTATCGTACCCGTAGATAAACTTCTCGGCATGGATGAACTGGCCTTAGGTGATGATGTCATCTTTGTCGCTACCGGAATAACCGATGGTAGTCTACTGCAGGGGGTACGGTATTATGCCGACCGGGCAACCTCTCATACTTTA is part of the Metallumcola ferriviriculae genome and harbors:
- a CDS encoding class II fructose-1,6-bisphosphate aldolase: MPLVTMTELLQEAEKGKYAVGAFNCNNMEIVQAIVAAAEEESAPVIIQASQGAIKYAGLEYIVGLVRVAAAGSKVPIALHIDHGTSFEQVMRCIREGFTSVMIDGSKLPLEENIALTNRVLDVARAVGVSVEAELGKIGGTEDDVSVSEREASLTDPEEAKIFVEKTGVDALAIAIGTAHGQYKGEPKLDFDRLEKVRQLVDVPIVLHGSSGVPSEAIAKAIKIGVSKVNIDTNLREAFVNRTREVLAANPNEIDPRKILGPAREAMKEVIKEKIRLFGSSQKA
- a CDS encoding quaternary amine ABC transporter ATP-binding protein codes for the protein MEEAKIVIKDLIKVFGNNPQKAIKLINEGMSKEDILAKTGQAVGVRGVSFEVNQGETFVVMGLSGSGKSTLIRCLNRLIEPTKGQVLIDGEDITSMDEGQLRDVRRKKLGMVFQRFALFPHRTVLENTAYGLEIQGTDAGECEERAMAALELVGLKGWESNKPDQLSGGMQQRVGLARALAIDPDILLMDEAFSALDPLIRAEMQDELLDLQEKMSKTIVFITHDLDEALKIGDRIALMKDGVVVQIGTPEEILTEPANDYVARFVEDVNMSKVLTAEGVMLSPKATAKEKDGPRVALRLMKEHSISSIFVVGKERVLKGVVTAEDAVKSVEQNKNSLNDIIRTDFPKVSPDTVLTELFPILANSSVPAAVVDEKGKLKGVIIRGALLAGLVGKGGTVDDS
- a CDS encoding ABC transporter permease, with the protein product MIPKLPLGPWLEFIINFLDDNFSFITKAASNVVEAGIFKFQDFMMLIPYWLVIALVVVVAWRVAGRGVAIFAIFGLALIVNLQMWPETIETLAMVLFATLISMLIGLPLGIWSSRNEVVNRVVSPVLDFMQTMPAFVYLIPVIPFFGLGNVPAVMATVIFAMPPVIRLTNLGIRQVPAELIEASESFGSTPSQKLYKVQLPLALPTIMAGVNQTIMLSLSMVVIAAMIGARGLGGIIWSAIQRLETGSGFESGIGVVIVAIILDRVTQKVSGKKTREE
- a CDS encoding glycine betaine ABC transporter substrate-binding protein, translating into MSKNVLKLIVLLIVSIMMVTAVGCTQTAPEGDQKQGDQADKGGNKNQVVGKIIGIDPGAGIMSTTETALEEYDLNYDIVAGSGATMTAALGDAIESEKWIVVTGWAPHWKFNKWDLKFLDDPKGIYGETEQVNTIARKGFKEDMPEAYAFMDAFHWDPADIQQVMLMNAEKGTTPAGNAKKWVEDNMDRVQEWIPEGFEMGSGQGTVKLGYVEWAGEIASTNVVSEVLKKMGYETDLLPLGAAAMWQGVAEGEFDVMTSAWLPTTHKAYYDKREADIDDLGENMKGTRIGLVVPKYVTIDSIEELNENTEKFQKP
- the fsa gene encoding fructose-6-phosphate aldolase — protein: MRIFIDSANVQHIREISATGIVSGVTTNPSLIAKEGRNFRQVVQEITEIVDGPISAEVISLDAAGMISEAEELAKIHPNVVIKIPMTQEGLAAVYRLNDKGIRTNVTLVFSTNQALLAARAGAAYVSPFVGRLDDIGHDGTAIIGEIAAVFDIHALETEIIAASIRHPLHVTQAALAGAHIATIPYKVIQQMTKHPLTDAGIERFLADWETVKNK
- the glpX gene encoding class II fructose-bisphosphatase codes for the protein MERELALEFARVTELAALAAGRWMGRGDKEAADDAAVRAMRAVFDTVSIDGTIVIGEGEMDEAPMLYIGEKVGQGTAPQVDVAVDPLEGTNIVAKGLTGAIAVLAVAPKGNLLHAPDMYMDKIAVGPRAKGTINLDAPVEENLKAVANALGKEVGDLTVVILDRSRHSKIIEACRKAGARIRLITDGDVSPAVATAFPESGVDIMMGIGGAPEGVLAAAALRCLGGEMQGRLVPMEAGEKERAEEMGIVPVDKLLGMDELALGDDVIFVATGITDGSLLQGVRYYADRATSHTLVMRGTTGTIRFVEAHHRLDKKPFWEDLKV